One window of the Triticum dicoccoides isolate Atlit2015 ecotype Zavitan chromosome 3B, WEW_v2.0, whole genome shotgun sequence genome contains the following:
- the LOC119274984 gene encoding brassinosteroid LRR receptor kinase BRL2-like has product MLLLVVFLLLSSTYTTTTVSAGTGDDAGALLRFKASVHKDPRSVLSSWQWQQQGSPGGGGSGNGTWCRWYGVTCDGEGRVEGLNLAGCGLSGRSSFAALASIDTLRHLNLSGNAQLRADAAGDIPMLPRALLTLDLSDGGLAGSLPADMQLAHYYPNLTDVRLARNNLTGALPLNLLSPPSTIQVFDVAGNNMSGDVSGASFPDTLVLLDLSANRFTGTIPPSFSRCAGLKTLNVSYNALAGAIPESIGDVAGLEVLDVSGNRLTGAIPRSLAACSSLQILRVSSNNISGSIPESLSSCRALQLLDAANNNISGSIPAAVLGNLTKLEILLLSNNFISGSLPSTISACNSLRVADLSSNKIAGALPAELCRGGAALEELRMPDNLLTGAIPPGLANCSRLRVIDFSINYLRGPIPPELGMLRALEQLVTWLNQLEGQIPAELGQCRSLRTLILNNNFIGGDIPVELFNCTGLEWISLTSNRISGTIRPEFGRLSRLAVLQLANNSLVGDIPKELGNCSSLMWLDLNSNRLTGVIPHRLGRQLGATPLSGILSGNTLAFVRNAGNACKGVGGLLEFAGIRPERLLQVPTLRSCDFTRLYSGAAVSGWTRYQTLEYLDLSYNSLVGAIPEELGDMVLLQVLDLARNNLSGEIPASLGRLHDLGVFDVSHNRLQGSIPDSFSNLSFLVQIDVSDNDLAGEIPQRGQLSTLPASQYANNPGLCGMPLVPCSDRLPRASIAASSGAAAESSSSRWPLPRAAWANAVLLAVMVTAGLACAVSIWAVAVRVRRREVREARMLSSLQDGTRTATTWKLGKAEKEALSINVATFQRQLRKITFTQLIEATNGFSAASLIGSGGFGEVFKATLKDGSTVAIKKLIPLSHQGDREFMAEMETLGKIKHRNLVPLLGYCKIGEERLLVYEYMTHGSLEDMLHLPADGAPALTWEKRKTVARGAAKGLCFLHHNCIPHIIHRDMKSSNVLLDGRMEARVADFGMARLISALDTHLSVSTLAGTPGYVPPEYYQSFRCTAKGDVYSLGVVLLELLTGRRPTDKEDFGDTNLVGWVKMKVREGAGKEVVDPELVAAAAGDEETEMMRFLEMALQCVDDFPSKRPNMLHVVAVLREIDAPSSQPPLPTAGACNGHGHDA; this is encoded by the coding sequence atgctcctcctcgtcgtcttcctcctcctctcgtcgACGTACACGACGACGACCGTGTCCGCGGGAACCGGCGACGACGCGGGGGCGCTCCTCCGCTTCAAGGCGTCCGTCCACAAGGACCCTAGGAGCGTGCTCTCGTCTTGGCAATGGCAGCAGCAAGGGTCGCCCGGCGGTGGTGGTAGTGGTAATGGCACGTGGTGCAGGTGGTACGGGGTGACGTGCGACGGCGAGGGGCGGGTGGAGGGGCTCAACCTCGCCGGTTGCGGCCTCTCCGGGCGCTCTTCGTTTGCAGCGCTGGCTTCCATTGACACGCTGCGCCACCTCAACCTCTCCGGCAACGCCCAGCTCCGCGCCGACGCCGCTGGGGACATTCCCATGCTCCCCCGTGCGCTGCTGACGCTCGACCTCTCCGACGGCGGCCTCGCCGGCAGCCTCCCCGCCGACATGCAGCTGGCGCACTACTACCCCAACCTCACCGACGTCCGCCTCGCGCGGAACAACCTCACCGGCGCTCTCCCTCTTAACCTACTGTCTCCGCCGAGCACGATTCAGGTGTTCGACGTCGCCGGGAACAACATGTCCGGGGACGTCTCCGGCGCGTCGTTCCCCGACACGCTGGTCCTGCTCGACCTCTCCGCCAACCGTTTCACCGGCACGATCCCGCCGTCCTTCTCCCGCTGCGCCGGCCTCAAGACGCTCAACGTATCCTACAACGCCCTCGCCGGCGCGATCCCGGAGTCGATCGGCGACGTCGCTGGCCTCGAGGTGCTCGACGTCTCGGGGAACCGCCTCACCGGCGCCATCCCACGCAGCCTGGCCGCGTGCTCGTCGCTGCAGATCCTCAGAGTCTCGAGCAACAACATCTCCGGCTCTATCCCGGAGTCCCTGTCGTCGTGCCGCGCGCTCCAGctgctcgacgcggccaacaacaaCATCTCCGGCTCGATCCCGGCCGCGGTGCTCGGGAACCTCACGAAGTTGGAGATCCTGCTTCTCAGCAACAACTTCATCTCGGGATCGCTCCCGAGCACCATCTCTGCCTGCAACAGCCTCAGGGTCGCCGACCTCAGCAGCAACAAGATCGCCGGTGCGCTGCCCGCCGAGCTCTGCAGGGGCGGCGCGGCGCTGGAGGAGCTCCGGATGCCGGACAACCTCCTCACCGGCGCGATCCCTCCGGGTCTGGCCAACTGCTCGCGCCTTCGGGTGATCGACTTCAGCATCAACTACCTGCGCGGCCCGATCCCGCCGGAGCTCGGCATGCTCCGTGCCCTGGAGCAGCTCGTGACGTGGCTCAACCAGCTAGAAGGCCAGATCCCCGCGGAGCTCGGGCAATGCCGGAGCCTCCGCACGCTCATCCTCAACAACAACTTCATCGGCGGCGACATCCCCGTCGAGCTCTTTAACTGCACCGGCCTCGAGTGGATTTCGCTGACGAGCAACCGGATCAGCGGCACGAtcaggccggagttcggccggctgtCCCGGCTCGCCGTGCTACAGCTGGCGAACAATAGCCTCGTGGGCGACATCCCCAAGGAGCTCGGCAACTGCAGCAGCCTGATGTGGCTGGACCTCAATAGCAACAGGCTCACCGGCGTGATCCCGCACCGCCTCGGCCGGCAGCTCGGGGCGACGCCGCTGAGCGGCATCCTGTCCGGCAACACGCTGGCGTTCGTCCGCAACGCTGGGAACGCGTGCAAGGGCGTGGGTGGGCTGCTGGAGTTCGCGGGCATCCGGCCGGAGCGGCTGCTGCAGGTGCCCACCCTCAGGAGCTGCGACTTCACGCGGCTCTACTCCGGCGCGGCGGTGAGCGGGTGGACGCGGTACCAGACGCTGGAGTACCTGGACCTCTCGTACAACAGCCTCGTAGGCGCCATCCCGGAGGAGCTGGGCGACATGGTGCTGCTCCAGGTGCTCGACCTGGCGAGGAACAACCTCAGCGGCGAGATCCCGGCGTCGCTCGGCCGCCTCCACGACCTCGGCGTGTTCGACGTGTCGCACAACCGGCTGCAGGGCAGCATCCCGGACTCCTTCTCCAACCTCTCCTTCCTCGTGCAGATCGACGTCTCCGACAACGACCTCGCAGGCGAGATCCCGCAGCGCGGGCAGCTCAGCACGCTGCCGGCGAGCCAGTACGCCAACAACCCTGGCCTCTGCGGCATGCCGCTGGTGCCGTGCAGCGACCGGCTCCCCAGGGCGAGCATCGCGGCCTCCTCCGGCGCGGCAGCTGAAAGTAGTAGCAGTAGGTGGCCTCTGCCGAGGGCGGCGTGGGCGAACGCCGTGCTCCTGGCCGTGATGGTCACCGCCGGGCTGGCGTGCGCGGTGTCGATCTGGGCGGTGGCGGTGCGCGTGCGGCGGCGGGAGGTGCGGGAGGCGCGGATGCTGAGCAGCCTGCAGGACGGGACGCGGACGGCGACGACGTGGAAGCTGggcaaggcggagaaggaggcgctgAGCATCAACGTGGCCACCTTCCAACGGCAGCTCCGGAAGATCACATTCACGCAGCtgatcgaggccaccaacggcttcTCGGCCGCCAGCCTGATCGGCTCCGGCGGGTTCGGCGAGGTGTTCAAGGCGACGCTCAAGGACGGCTCCACGGTCGCCATCAAGAAGCTGATCCCGCTGAGCCACCAGGGGGACCGCGAGTtcatggcggagatggagacgctgGGCAAGATCAAGCACCGGAACCTGGTGCCCCTGCTCGGCTACTGCAAGATCGGCGAGGAGCGGCTGCTGGTGTACGAGTACATGACCCACGGCAGCCTGGAGGACATGCTCCACCTCCCGGCCGACGGCGCGCCGGCGCTGACGTGGGAGAAGAGGAAGACGGTGGCGCGCGGGGCGGCCAAGGGGCTGTGCTTCCTGCACCACAACTGCATCCCGCACATCATCCACCGCGACATGAAGTCCAGCAACGTGCTCCTCGACGGCAGGATGGAGGCCCGCGTCGCCGACTTCGGCATGGCCAGGCTCATCAGCGCGCTCGACACGCACCTCAGCGTCAGCACCCTCGCCGGGACCCCCGGGTACGTGCCGCCGGAGTACTACCAGAGCTTCCGGTGCACCGCCAAGGGCGACGTCTACTCCCTCGGCGTGGTGCTGCTGGAGCTGCTCACCGGGCGGCGGCCCACCGACAAGGAGGACTTCGGCGACACCAACCTCGTCGGCTGGGTGAAGATGAAGGTCAGGGAGGGCGCCGGGAAGGAGGTCGTGGACCCGGAGCTCGTCGCGGCCGCGGCCGGCGACGAGGAGACGGAGATGATGAGGTTCCTGGAGATGGCGCTGCAGTGCGTGGACGACTTCCCGTCGAAGCGGCCCAATATGCTGCATGTGGTCGCCGTGCTCAGGGAGATCGACGCGCCGTCGTCGCAGCCTCCTTTGCCAACGGCAGGCGCGTGCAATGGTCATGGCCACGACGCATAG